A DNA window from Hymenobacter aquaticus contains the following coding sequences:
- a CDS encoding DUF421 domain-containing protein: MDDFWNTLLGLDATSDSITAGQMCARAVVVFLASLGLLRLAGKRTLGSSSAFNMVLKIMLGAVLSRAIVAASPFGATLLASAVLVLLHRLLAYAAYHSELIGRLIKGSPVLLVQDGQYCHDNMRRASITENDLLEGLRHSGHSASLAGIDRVYLERNGHISVIKSKPKPTATKRPEPSIENRPR; encoded by the coding sequence ATGGACGATTTCTGGAACACCTTGCTGGGCCTCGATGCCACCTCCGACTCCATCACGGCCGGGCAGATGTGCGCCCGGGCCGTGGTAGTGTTCCTGGCGTCGCTGGGGTTGCTGCGGCTGGCGGGCAAGCGCACACTTGGTAGCAGCAGCGCCTTCAACATGGTGCTAAAGATTATGCTGGGCGCGGTGCTGAGCCGCGCCATTGTGGCCGCTTCGCCATTTGGGGCTACGCTGCTGGCCAGCGCGGTGCTGGTGCTGCTGCACCGCCTGCTGGCTTACGCGGCCTACCACAGCGAGCTAATTGGGCGGCTGATAAAAGGCTCGCCCGTGCTGCTGGTGCAGGATGGGCAGTATTGCCACGACAACATGCGCCGCGCCAGCATCACCGAAAACGACCTGCTGGAAGGCCTGCGCCACAGCGGGCACAGCGCCTCGCTCGCCGGCATCGACCGGGTGTATCTGGAGCGCAACGGCCACATCAGCGTTATAAAAAGCAAGCCGAAACCCACCGCGACCAAACGTCCGGAGCCGTCAATAGAAAACCGGCCCCGATAG